One window of the Camelina sativa cultivar DH55 chromosome 1, Cs, whole genome shotgun sequence genome contains the following:
- the LOC104702988 gene encoding UDP-arabinopyranose mutase 1-like — translation VAKDPSGKAVNALEQHIKNLLCPSSPFFFNTLYDPYREGADFVRGYPFSLREGVSTAVSHGLWLNIPDYDAPTQLVKPKERNTRYVDAVMTIPKGTLFPMCGMNLAFDRELIGPAMYFGLMGDGQPIGRYDDMWAGWCVKVICDHLGLGVKTGLPYIYHSKASNPFVNLKKEYKGIFWQEDIIPFFQSAKLSKEAVTVQQCYMELSKMVKEKLSVIDPYFDKLADAMVTWIEAWDELNPPTLFLFCSL, via the exons GTTGCCAAGGATCCATCTGGAAAAGCTGTGAACGCTCTTGAGCAACACATCAAGAACCTTCTCTGCCCATCATCTCCATTTTTCTTCAACACCTTGTACGACCCATACCGTGAAGGTGCTGACTTCGTTCGTGGATACCCTTTCAGTCTACGTGAGGGTGTTTCCACTGCTGTTTCCCATGGTCTGTGGCTCAACATCCCTGATTACGATGCCCCGACCCAACTTGTGAAGCCTAAGGAAAGGAACACAAG GTATGTGGATGCTGTTATGACCATCCCAAAGGGAACACTTTTCCCTATGTGTGGCATGAACTTGGCCTTCGACCGTGAGCTCATTGGCCCGGCTATGTACTTTGGTCTCATGGGTGATGGTCAGCCTATTGGTCGCTACGACGATATGTGGGCTGGATGGTGTGTCAAG GTGATCTGTGACCATCTGGGATTGGGAGTGAAGACAGGTTTGCCCTACATTTACCACAGCAAAGCTAGCAACCCGTTTGTGAACCTGAAGAAGGAGTACAAGGGAATCTTCTGGCAGGAGGATATCATTCCTTTCTTCCAGAGCGCAAAGCTCTCGAAAGAAGCTGTGACAGTTCAACAATGCTACATGGAGCTGTCCaagatggtgaaggagaagCTAAGTGTCATTGATCCTTACTTTGACAAGCTTGCAGATGCTATGGTCACTTGGATTGAAGCTTGGGATGAGCTTAACCCACC